The Deltaproteobacteria bacterium region ACGGCGGAACCCGGTCATGCGGAGCAGGGTCACGCGGAGCACGCCGACGACGAACACGGCCACGGCGAGGGATCGGATCTAGATCGGCCGGCGGATGAACTCTTCGCCGCGAGTTGCGAGCACAACGTCCCGACGCACCAGTGCGACGAGTGCCGGTACGAGGTCGGCGTCGTGCGCGTCGCGCCGGATCTGATCGACGGCGGTCTCGTGCAGGTCGCGTCGGTCGTGACGAGAATGCTCGATTCGCCGATCCGTCTCACGGGCGAGATCCGCTTCGACGAGCGACGGGTCGCCCATCTCGCGCCGGTCGTGGCCGGCTCCGTTCGGCGCGTGCTCGTTGATGTCGGCACGGCGGTGCGTGCGGGGCAGCCGCTCCTCGAACTCGACAGCGCGGATCTGGCCGGTGTGCAGGGCGCATCACTCGAGGCCGCGTCGGCGCTGCGTCTAGCCCAGCGGGAATACGACCGTCAGCGCGAGCTGCGAGACGCGAATGTCGCGAGCGAGAAGGAGTATCTGAACGCGAGGGAGTCCCTTGAATCCGCGCGGGCACGGGCCGAGGCCGCGTCGCGATCGCTCGCCGGAATGGGCGGAGGCGGCGCGGGCCGCTACGTCATCCGCGCGCCGATCGCGGGGACCGTACTCGACCTGCACGCGGTCACGGGGGAGTTCGTCGAGTCGGGCCGGGAGATCATGCTGGTCGGCGACACCGAGGGACTCTGGGTCTGGGTGGATCTGTTCGAGAAGCATCTGGACGCGGTGAGCACCGCCCGGCGCTCCGGCAAGTTGCCGGCCACGGTGAAGGTGGACGCGTACCCGAACGAGACCTTCGTCGGCGAACTCGACGTTGTCGGCCAGGTCATGGACGAGGCGAGCCGCACGGTGAAAGCGCGGGTCACACTGGCGAATCCCGGTGGGCGCCTGCGTCCCGGTATGTTTGCCGACGTGACGCTGCATCCCGAGGGCGCGCGCGACGCGCTCGCCGTTCCCGCGACGGCGGTGCAGTCGGACGAGGGGCGCGACTTCGTCTTCGTGCGCCATGACGGCGACTACTTCCTGCGCCGTCCGGTGACCAAGGGCATTTCGAACGGAGACTTTCTCGAAGTGGCCGGCGGTCTGTCGCCCGGGCAGGAGATCGTGACCATCGGGGCGTTCCTGCTCAAATCGGATGTCCTGCGCTCGAAAATGGGCGCGGGCTGCGCGGACTGACAGGAGCGCATGTGAACGCATTCATTTCGTGGGTTCTGAAAAACCGTCTCCTGATCGTCATCGCGACGGCGGTCGCGATCGTGCTGGGCGCGATCGCGTGGGCGCGCCTGCCCATCGACGCATTCCCCGACGTCACGAACACGCAGGTGATGATCCTGTCGAAGGCGCCCGGGCTGGCCGCCGAAGACGTGGAACAGCAGGTCAGCTACCCCATCGAGCAGGCGATGGGCGGGCTGCCGCACGTGACGCTCGTACGTTCGCTTTCGAAGGCGGAGCTGTCGCAGGTGGTCGTGATCTTCGAGGATGGCGCGGAGACCTATTGGACGCGCCAGGTGGTCTTCGAGCGCCTGGCCGACGTGCGCGAGACCCTGCCGTCCGGCGTGGAACCCGAGCTCGGCCCGATCAGCACCGGCCTCGGCGAGATCTTCCAGTACACGGTGGAGGGTGAGGGATTCTCGCCGATGGAGTTGCGCACGATTCAGGACTGGATCGTCGCACCGATGCTCAAGCCGATTCCGGGCGTGAACGAGGTCAACAGTTTCGGCGGACACGTCAAACAATACCAGGTGCTGCTGCACCCGGAGCGGCTGCTCAAATACGACCTCACGCTCGACGAGGTGGCCGAGGCGATCGAGGCCGGCAACGGCAACGCCGCCGGCGGCGTGGTGGTGCGCGGGTGGGAGCAGAGCTACCTGCGTGGCGTTGGGCTTCTTCGCGACGCCCCGGATATCGGCAAGATCGTTCTGAAAGCGACGGATGGCGCTCCTATCACGGTGGCCGACGTGGCCGATGTGGTCATCGGCGCGCAGCCGAGGCAGGGCGGCGTGTCGCGCGACGGGCGGGGCGAGGTCGTGGCGGGCATGGTCATCATGCTCAAGGGCGAAAACTCGCGCGACGTGGTGAATCGGGTGAAGGCGGCCATCGAGCGGGTTGAAGACGCGATGCCCCAGGGCGTGCGCATCAACGTGTTCTACGACCGCACCTCGCTCATCGAGGCGTGCATCGAGACGGTCATGGACGCGCTGATCGAGGGCGGCGTCTTCGTCATCCTCGTGCTCTTCCTGTTTCTGGCGGAGTTTCGCACGGCGCTCATCGTGGTGTTCTCGCTGCCGCTCACGTTTCTCGTCTCGTTCATCGTCATGGGGAGCGCGGGTATTTCCTCGAACCTGATGAGCCTCGGCGGACTCGCCTTTTCGGTGGGAATGGTCGTCGACGCCTCGATCGTCGTCGTCGAAAACATTCGGCGAAAACTGGCCGCCCTCGGCGATCCGCGCGACCGCCACGCGGCGGTCGTCGACGCCGTGACCGAGGTCGCAAGCCCCGTCGCGTTCTCGGTGCTCATCATCGCCGTGATTCTGGTGCCTCTTTATTCGCTGCAAGGGGTCGAGGGAAAGATGTTCGGCCCGCTGGTCAGCACGATGATGATCGCCATCCTCGTTTCGCTCGTCGTCGCGCTGACGGTCGTGCCCGCCCTGGGCGAGTGGTTTCTCAAGGCCGAGCCCGAGCGGGAATTCGGCGTCATCCGCCGTCTGCACGCGGCCTACCGGCGACTGTTGGACCGCGCGATCGCGAGGCCAAAAGCCACGATCGGCGCCGCCGCCGCCGTCATGGCGCTCGCCGTCTCCCTGACACCGTGGATCGGCGCCGAGTTCATGCCCGCGCTCGACGAGGGCGCGCTCGCCATCAACGCCGTGCGTCTGCCCAACGCGTCGCTCGACGGTTCGGTGCGCGTGGCGGACTTCATCGAAAAGCGCCTGGCGAAATTCCCCGAGGTGGAAACGGTCGTCTCCAAGACGGGCCGCGCGGAGATCTCCGAGGACCCCATGGGGCCCGAGCAATCGGACATCTTCGTGATGCTCAAGCCGCGAAAAGCCTGGACGTCGGGGCGCGACCGCGCCGCGCTCGTCGAGGACATCGGCCGCGACCTCGCGTCGATCCCCGGGATTCGCCTGTCGTTCTCGCAGCCCATCGCGCTGCGCGTCAACGAGCTCATCTCGGGCGTCAAGAGCGACCTCGCCGTCAAGGTTTTCGGGCCCGATCTCG contains the following coding sequences:
- a CDS encoding efflux RND transporter permease subunit → MNAFISWVLKNRLLIVIATAVAIVLGAIAWARLPIDAFPDVTNTQVMILSKAPGLAAEDVEQQVSYPIEQAMGGLPHVTLVRSLSKAELSQVVVIFEDGAETYWTRQVVFERLADVRETLPSGVEPELGPISTGLGEIFQYTVEGEGFSPMELRTIQDWIVAPMLKPIPGVNEVNSFGGHVKQYQVLLHPERLLKYDLTLDEVAEAIEAGNGNAAGGVVVRGWEQSYLRGVGLLRDAPDIGKIVLKATDGAPITVADVADVVIGAQPRQGGVSRDGRGEVVAGMVIMLKGENSRDVVNRVKAAIERVEDAMPQGVRINVFYDRTSLIEACIETVMDALIEGGVFVILVLFLFLAEFRTALIVVFSLPLTFLVSFIVMGSAGISSNLMSLGGLAFSVGMVVDASIVVVENIRRKLAALGDPRDRHAAVVDAVTEVASPVAFSVLIIAVILVPLYSLQGVEGKMFGPLVSTMMIAILVSLVVALTVVPALGEWFLKAEPEREFGVIRRLHAAYRRLLDRAIARPKATIGAAAAVMALAVSLTPWIGAEFMPALDEGALAINAVRLPNASLDGSVRVADFIEKRLAKFPEVETVVSKTGRAEISEDPMGPEQSDIFVMLKPRKAWTSGRDRAALVEDIGRDLASIPGIRLSFSQPIALRVNELISGVKSDLAVKVFGPDLAELKTHADRVASVLTGMNGATDVKIEQITGTHQWDLVIRRDAAARFGIRIADINTAIETALAGRDVTTLIEGQRRFAVTVRFPEAARRDMDAIGDLLIPAPGGERIPLSRLVEVRETEAPAQISREQGMRRVVVEANIRGRDLGGFVAEAEQKLEPIRRSLPTGYTLQMGGQFENQQRAMRQLSVVVPVALILILVLLYLALRSISHSLLVLLNLPFALVGGVIAVVGFRMDLSVSAYIAFIVLLGIAVQNGVVLMDFIVQLRRRGVELNDAVTEACALRFRPLVMTALTSFIGHLPMLYATGSGADIQRPLAVVVMGGLVTSTLLTLVVLPSVYCSLRPGIRTHLEDETVSTS
- a CDS encoding efflux RND transporter periplasmic adaptor subunit; its protein translation is MSSRITGILSYFVVSLFAFALLGCVERDAHGETANTAEATHDDHGDHGDHATAEPGHAEQGHAEHADDEHGHGEGSDLDRPADELFAASCEHNVPTHQCDECRYEVGVVRVAPDLIDGGLVQVASVVTRMLDSPIRLTGEIRFDERRVAHLAPVVAGSVRRVLVDVGTAVRAGQPLLELDSADLAGVQGASLEAASALRLAQREYDRQRELRDANVASEKEYLNARESLESARARAEAASRSLAGMGGGGAGRYVIRAPIAGTVLDLHAVTGEFVESGREIMLVGDTEGLWVWVDLFEKHLDAVSTARRSGKLPATVKVDAYPNETFVGELDVVGQVMDEASRTVKARVTLANPGGRLRPGMFADVTLHPEGARDALAVPATAVQSDEGRDFVFVRHDGDYFLRRPVTKGISNGDFLEVAGGLSPGQEIVTIGAFLLKSDVLRSKMGAGCAD